The following coding sequences are from one Kushneria phosphatilytica window:
- a CDS encoding zinc ribbon domain-containing protein YjdM translates to MSALPHCPACNADYTYEDGTLFVCPMCGHEWAQAGDDSPAEESRDIRDANGNVLIDGDTITVVKDLKIKGSSQVVKVGTRVKNIRLVEGDHDIDCKIDGIGAMKLKSEFVRKA, encoded by the coding sequence ATGTCAGCACTGCCCCATTGCCCCGCCTGCAACGCCGACTACACCTACGAAGATGGCACACTGTTTGTCTGCCCCATGTGTGGTCATGAATGGGCGCAGGCGGGTGACGATTCGCCTGCCGAGGAGAGCCGCGACATTCGGGATGCCAATGGCAATGTGCTCATCGATGGCGACACGATCACCGTAGTCAAGGATCTGAAGATCAAGGGCTCGTCACAGGTGGTCAAGGTGGGGACGCGGGTAAAAAATATCCGTCTGGTCGAGGGCGATCATGATATCGACTGCAAGATCGATGGCATCGGAGCAATGAAGCTCAAGTCGGAATTCGTCAGGAAGGCCTGA
- the arfA gene encoding arabinosylfuranosidase ArfA produces the protein MQTRVTLHRDFVTSTIDGRLYSAFLEHMGRAIYGGIFEPGHPQADAQGFRQDVLAMVRELAPPLVRYPGGNFVSAYNWEDGIGPRKERPVRLDLAWHSRESNQVGIHEFADWCEQAGIEMMLAVNLGSRGIDEARNFLEYVNHPGGSAWSDERIKNGRQHPWNVRLWCLGNEMDGPWQIGHKSAAEYGHLANETGKALKAYDRSLELVACGSSNPQMASYPEWEATVLDHCYETVDYISLHMYFTNHEDQLGDYLAIAEQLDRYIVSIAGVIDYIRAKKRTRHQVHICFDEWNVWYHSVAQDRRVLEGSDWPFAPPILEDIYNVEDALLIGCVLNTFIRRSDRVRIACIAQLVNVIAPIMTETGGDAWRQTIFYPLMFASRYGRGRALQLAVDGPTYQTRELEDVPCLDIAGVHDEEGQYVTLFAINRHQKEALDLNVALHGFENARLVEHQCINHPQMKLVNTANQPDQVRPVSGEGVGVEDGALKGSLPPLSYHVVRLSVGA, from the coding sequence ATGCAGACCCGTGTGACCCTGCACCGCGATTTTGTCACCAGCACCATCGACGGGCGCCTCTACAGTGCCTTTCTCGAACATATGGGGCGCGCCATCTACGGCGGCATCTTTGAACCCGGCCACCCACAGGCCGATGCCCAGGGCTTTCGCCAGGACGTACTGGCAATGGTGCGTGAGTTGGCCCCGCCCCTGGTGCGCTACCCGGGTGGCAACTTTGTCTCCGCCTACAACTGGGAGGATGGCATCGGCCCGCGCAAAGAGCGCCCGGTGCGGCTCGATCTCGCCTGGCACAGCCGCGAGTCCAACCAGGTCGGCATTCATGAATTTGCCGATTGGTGCGAGCAGGCCGGCATCGAGATGATGCTGGCGGTGAACCTGGGCTCGCGCGGTATCGACGAGGCGCGCAATTTCCTGGAGTACGTCAACCATCCCGGCGGTAGTGCCTGGAGTGATGAGCGCATCAAAAATGGCCGCCAGCACCCGTGGAATGTGCGGCTGTGGTGTCTGGGCAACGAGATGGACGGCCCCTGGCAGATCGGTCACAAGAGTGCCGCCGAATACGGCCATCTGGCCAACGAGACCGGCAAGGCGCTCAAGGCCTACGACCGCTCGCTGGAACTGGTCGCCTGCGGCTCGTCGAATCCTCAAATGGCGAGCTATCCGGAGTGGGAAGCCACCGTGCTGGATCACTGCTATGAGACGGTGGACTACATCTCGCTGCACATGTACTTCACCAATCATGAGGACCAGCTCGGCGACTATCTGGCGATCGCCGAACAGCTTGATCGCTACATTGTCTCGATCGCCGGGGTGATCGACTACATCCGGGCCAAAAAGCGCACCCGTCACCAGGTGCACATCTGCTTTGACGAGTGGAACGTCTGGTACCACAGCGTGGCCCAGGATCGCCGCGTGCTGGAGGGCAGCGACTGGCCTTTTGCGCCACCGATTCTCGAGGACATCTACAATGTTGAGGATGCGCTTTTGATCGGCTGCGTGCTCAACACCTTCATTCGCCGCTCGGACCGGGTGCGCATCGCCTGTATCGCCCAGCTGGTCAACGTGATTGCGCCGATCATGACCGAGACCGGCGGTGACGCCTGGCGCCAGACCATCTTCTATCCGCTGATGTTTGCCTCGCGCTACGGCCGGGGTCGAGCGCTGCAGCTGGCCGTGGATGGCCCCACCTATCAGACCCGCGAGCTCGAGGACGTGCCATGTCTCGATATTGCCGGTGTCCATGATGAGGAAGGGCAATACGTGACGCTCTTTGCCATCAACCGCCATCAGAAAGAGGCTCTGGACCTGAATGTCGCCCTGCACGGCTTTGAAAACGCCCGTCTGGTCGAGCATCAGTGCATCAACCATCCGCAGATGAAGCTCGTCAACACGGCCAACCAGCCGGATCAGGTGCGCCCGGTATCAGGCGAAGGCGTGGGCGTTGAAGACGGTGCGCTCAAGGGCAGCCTGCCGCCGCTGAGCTATCACGTAGTTCGCCTGTCGGTCGGTGCATAA
- a CDS encoding glycoside-pentoside-hexuronide (GPH):cation symporter: protein MQGTRLGIIEKIGFGMGDAGNNMTFAAVVMYLSYFYTDIYGISPAVVGTIFLSMRFVDAITDPIMGAIADRTRSRWGRFRPWILFIPVPLAVACVLMFTTPDWSDQGKIIYAFVTYAVMSLLYTAVNIPYCALGGVVTSDHRERVSCQSWRFVLVGVAYLILNSSLMPLVEWFGEGDQARGFQITMGLMCVIALFMFGFCFATVRERVQPVETHHHGLLKSLKTLAANPKWRQVLAITFLQAFQFFLRQGAAIYYATWVLGLGAAGISLFVTSGVLGGMAGTAISPLLTRRSTKLRVFIASSLALVVACVALYFVPGDQVIPAAVVVLLINICHGIGTPIAWAFMADAEDFGEWQSGYRNTGVSFAGNLFFLKLGLAAAGGLVGFMLSLGNYVGGADAQQASALSMIVLLFTLIPALVSALMLLAGWRFGLDDAEMDRIRHDLEARAGQHSSDATDDNPGAGTVRPATT from the coding sequence ATGCAGGGCACCAGACTCGGCATCATCGAAAAGATCGGCTTCGGCATGGGCGATGCCGGCAACAACATGACCTTCGCCGCTGTGGTCATGTATCTGTCCTACTTCTATACGGATATCTACGGTATTTCGCCGGCGGTGGTCGGTACCATTTTTCTCTCCATGCGCTTCGTGGATGCCATCACCGACCCGATCATGGGCGCCATTGCCGACCGTACCCGCAGCCGCTGGGGCCGCTTTCGTCCCTGGATCCTGTTCATTCCGGTGCCGTTGGCGGTGGCCTGTGTACTGATGTTCACCACCCCGGACTGGTCGGATCAGGGCAAGATCATCTATGCCTTTGTCACCTATGCGGTGATGTCGCTTCTCTACACCGCGGTCAACATTCCCTACTGCGCACTGGGTGGCGTGGTGACCAGTGACCACCGCGAAAGGGTGTCATGCCAGTCATGGCGCTTCGTGCTGGTGGGTGTGGCCTACCTGATTCTCAACTCTTCGCTGATGCCGCTGGTGGAGTGGTTCGGCGAGGGTGATCAGGCGCGCGGCTTCCAGATCACCATGGGGCTGATGTGCGTCATTGCGCTGTTCATGTTCGGCTTCTGCTTTGCCACCGTGCGCGAACGTGTACAACCGGTCGAGACTCACCACCACGGACTGTTGAAGAGCCTGAAAACACTGGCTGCCAACCCCAAATGGCGTCAGGTGCTGGCCATTACCTTCCTGCAGGCTTTCCAGTTCTTCCTGCGTCAGGGGGCGGCGATTTATTACGCCACCTGGGTACTGGGACTGGGCGCCGCCGGTATCTCCCTGTTCGTGACCTCGGGCGTGCTTGGCGGCATGGCGGGAACGGCCATCTCACCGCTGCTGACCCGCCGCTCGACCAAGTTACGCGTGTTCATCGCAAGCTCACTGGCGCTGGTGGTGGCCTGCGTGGCGCTCTATTTCGTCCCGGGCGATCAGGTCATTCCGGCGGCGGTCGTGGTGCTATTGATCAACATCTGCCACGGCATCGGCACACCAATCGCCTGGGCCTTCATGGCTGATGCCGAAGATTTTGGTGAGTGGCAGAGCGGCTATCGCAATACCGGCGTCTCCTTTGCTGGCAACCTCTTCTTTCTCAAGCTGGGGCTCGCGGCTGCTGGTGGCCTGGTAGGCTTCATGCTCTCGCTGGGTAACTATGTGGGCGGTGCCGATGCTCAGCAGGCTTCGGCACTGAGCATGATTGTTTTGCTCTTCACCCTGATTCCGGCGCTGGTCAGTGCGCTGATGCTGCTTGCCGGCTGGCGCTTCGGACTGGATGACGCCGAGATGGATCGCATTCGCCATGATCTGGAAGCACGCGCCGGGCAGCACTCGAGCGACGCGACCGATGATAACCCCGGGGCAGGCACTGTCCGGCCGGCGACGACCTGA
- a CDS encoding aldo/keto reductase yields the protein MEYRNLGNSGLRVSTMTLGTMTFGGSGRMASLGDTDVAGARRQIDMCIDRGVNFFDTANMYSAGASEEILGEAIKDKRDDLLLATKVRFPMGEGPNEDGLSRQHILTQCDASLRRLQTDRIDLYQLHQWDGLTPLEETLQTMDQLVRDGKVRYYGISNFSGWHLMKVMQTCERHGFIKPVSQQIHYTPQAREAEYELMPAASDQGLGTMIWSPLAGGLLSGKYRRGQTNPDGTRFSQGWTEPPIRDEAQLYNVIDKLVEVGESHGVSAAQVTLAWLLSRQGVTTTVIGARKDHQLEDNLAGAELTLSQHEIEAIETASRPPLIYPYWHQLKTAAKRFGPTDRILHQPYLDASE from the coding sequence GTGGAATATCGCAATCTTGGCAATTCCGGACTGCGCGTCTCGACCATGACGCTGGGTACCATGACCTTTGGCGGTTCGGGCCGAATGGCCAGTCTCGGAGACACCGATGTGGCCGGTGCTCGCCGCCAGATCGACATGTGCATCGATCGCGGGGTCAATTTCTTCGATACCGCCAACATGTATTCGGCTGGTGCTTCGGAAGAGATCCTCGGGGAGGCGATCAAGGACAAGCGGGATGATCTTCTGCTGGCGACCAAGGTCCGGTTTCCGATGGGAGAAGGTCCCAATGAGGATGGCCTGTCACGTCAGCATATTCTGACCCAGTGCGATGCCAGTCTGCGGCGATTGCAGACCGATCGGATCGACCTTTATCAACTGCACCAGTGGGATGGACTGACCCCACTGGAAGAGACGTTGCAGACCATGGATCAGCTGGTACGGGATGGCAAGGTGCGCTACTACGGCATCTCCAACTTTTCCGGCTGGCATCTGATGAAGGTCATGCAGACCTGTGAGCGTCACGGTTTCATCAAGCCGGTCTCCCAGCAGATCCACTATACCCCGCAGGCGCGCGAGGCCGAGTACGAGCTGATGCCGGCTGCCAGCGACCAGGGGCTGGGCACCATGATCTGGAGCCCGCTGGCTGGTGGGCTGCTTTCCGGCAAGTATCGTCGTGGCCAGACCAATCCCGATGGCACTCGCTTCAGTCAGGGCTGGACCGAGCCACCGATCCGTGACGAAGCGCAGCTCTACAATGTCATCGACAAGCTGGTGGAAGTGGGCGAAAGCCACGGTGTTTCTGCGGCTCAGGTAACACTGGCATGGCTGCTGAGCCGCCAGGGCGTTACCACGACGGTAATCGGGGCGCGCAAGGATCATCAGCTGGAAGATAATCTGGCCGGTGCCGAACTGACGCTCAGCCAGCATGAGATCGAAGCCATCGAAACGGCCAGCCGCCCACCGCTGATCTACCCCTACTGGCATCAGCTCAAGACGGCTGCCAAACGCTTCGGCCCGACTGATCGCATCCTCCATCAGCCCTATCTCGACGCCAGCGAATAA
- a CDS encoding zinc-dependent alcohol dehydrogenase family protein, which yields MSRMIRFNRFGPADVLEYTEYTPPRPAADEVLITTEAIGVSWRDVLWRQNLGQTRATLPAGLGTEMAGRILAVGEHVERFSPGDRVASISAFDPNRYSTYGEQIVLPQQSLIRYPDLLTPIEASVHYTPLLSSWLGLSELAELRPGDTVLITAGCQLNGPYAIQMALALGGRVIATTTRETHEAFLRELGAEWVINTETSDLLTAIERITHGAGVNIVLDALGGPQLSLLGEAVAPCGRLVLYDMQGGNQTSFPAQAAFSKNIRFFLHCLSNFAGKPELGIEQNRDALQRAIRAVDRYTLEGRLTPHIDRIFDFDDMVEAHRYLEKHRGPRGRVAVCMS from the coding sequence ATGTCTCGCATGATTCGCTTCAATCGGTTTGGTCCGGCCGATGTGCTCGAGTATACCGAGTATACTCCGCCGCGGCCGGCTGCCGATGAGGTACTGATCACCACCGAAGCCATCGGAGTGAGCTGGCGTGACGTGCTCTGGCGTCAGAATCTGGGACAGACGAGAGCGACGTTGCCGGCTGGTCTGGGGACCGAGATGGCCGGACGGATACTGGCCGTGGGCGAACATGTTGAGCGCTTCTCTCCAGGAGACCGTGTCGCTTCCATATCGGCCTTCGACCCCAACCGCTACAGCACTTATGGTGAACAGATCGTCCTGCCGCAGCAGTCCCTGATCCGCTACCCCGACCTGCTGACCCCGATTGAAGCGAGCGTGCACTATACGCCGCTTCTGAGCAGTTGGCTGGGGCTCAGTGAGCTGGCCGAACTTCGGCCCGGAGATACCGTACTGATTACTGCCGGTTGTCAGCTCAACGGCCCTTATGCCATTCAGATGGCGCTGGCCCTGGGCGGGCGGGTCATCGCCACCACGACGCGTGAGACGCATGAGGCATTTCTGCGCGAACTGGGGGCCGAGTGGGTGATCAATACCGAAACCAGCGATCTGCTGACCGCCATTGAGCGGATTACCCATGGGGCCGGGGTAAATATCGTGCTGGATGCGCTGGGTGGACCACAGCTGAGCCTGTTGGGCGAAGCCGTGGCGCCCTGTGGGCGGTTGGTGCTCTATGACATGCAGGGGGGGAACCAGACAAGCTTCCCGGCGCAGGCCGCCTTCAGCAAGAACATTCGCTTTTTCCTGCACTGCCTGTCGAACTTTGCCGGCAAGCCAGAGCTCGGCATCGAACAGAACCGGGACGCCCTGCAGCGGGCAATCCGGGCTGTCGATCGCTATACCCTCGAAGGCCGGCTGACGCCCCATATCGATCGAATCTTCGATTTTGATGACATGGTCGAAGCTCACCGTTATCTGGAAAAACATCGCGGGCCGCGCGGGCGCGTCGCCGTATGCATGAGTTGA
- a CDS encoding LysR substrate-binding domain-containing protein: MNRSDLRRVDFNLLIVFETLMQERSVSRAAERLFLGQPATSAALARLRTLFDDPLFVRTGRTMEPTTRAQEIFESLQPALDAISGVLSNTRDFDPATSEAVFRIGLSDDVEFALLPPLLKRLRSEAPNVVLVIRRANYLQAPHLLSSGEITVAVCYTRELPANAKRRTLRRTTPRVIRADATPGALSLDDFCARPHALVSHDGDLTGYVDDHLAKMGRQRHVALAVPQFNGLGSLLAGTDIIATVPDYAAGVLTAGGGLREDELPFAVDPFELSMVWRSAQDNDPGERWLRSRIQMFAGDPDSL, encoded by the coding sequence ATGAATCGCAGTGATCTGCGGCGGGTCGACTTCAACCTGCTGATCGTATTCGAAACACTGATGCAGGAGCGCAGCGTCTCACGCGCTGCCGAGCGGCTTTTCCTCGGCCAGCCCGCGACCAGCGCCGCACTGGCCCGTCTGCGTACCCTGTTTGACGATCCCCTGTTTGTGCGTACCGGACGCACCATGGAACCGACGACCCGGGCCCAGGAAATCTTCGAATCACTGCAACCGGCCCTGGATGCCATTTCCGGCGTATTGAGCAATACCCGGGATTTCGATCCGGCTACCAGCGAGGCGGTTTTCCGGATAGGCCTGTCCGATGATGTCGAATTCGCCCTGTTACCACCACTGCTCAAGCGGCTGCGCAGCGAAGCACCGAATGTGGTACTGGTCATCCGTCGGGCCAACTACCTGCAGGCCCCGCATCTTTTGAGCTCCGGCGAGATCACGGTCGCGGTATGCTATACCCGTGAATTGCCCGCCAATGCCAAGCGACGCACTCTGAGGCGTACCACCCCCCGAGTCATCCGGGCAGATGCCACGCCGGGGGCCCTGTCACTGGATGATTTCTGCGCTCGACCCCATGCTCTGGTATCCCATGATGGTGATCTCACCGGCTACGTCGATGACCACCTCGCCAAAATGGGACGACAGCGTCACGTGGCGCTGGCCGTGCCCCAGTTCAACGGGCTGGGCTCATTGTTGGCCGGGACCGACATCATCGCGACCGTACCGGATTATGCCGCCGGTGTCCTGACCGCCGGTGGCGGCCTGCGAGAAGATGAGCTGCCCTTTGCGGTCGACCCTTTCGAGCTCTCCATGGTCTGGCGCAGCGCCCAGGACAATGATCCCGGTGAGCGCTGGCTGCGCTCGCGTATCCAGATGTTCGCCGGTGATCCGGATTCGCTCTGA
- a CDS encoding gamma-glutamylcyclotransferase, giving the protein MSPHPVSGTPAAGLDTTATNRLMDYFDHHDQVWLFGYGSLLYKAGFPWLECRPAAIRGWTRRFWQGSHDHRGTPEAPGRVATLVPEEGALCDGMAYLITPAVFDQLDIREKNGYLRFVTELYFDDGARAEGLVYIATEENEAWLGPASDHEIARRIADSAGPSGPNRDYLLHLAETLRALGHVDEHVFALERALLDIERSS; this is encoded by the coding sequence ATGTCCCCCCATCCCGTTTCCGGAACGCCGGCCGCCGGGCTCGATACCACGGCCACCAACCGGCTGATGGATTATTTCGACCACCATGATCAGGTCTGGCTGTTCGGCTATGGCTCCCTGCTCTACAAGGCAGGATTTCCCTGGCTTGAGTGTCGTCCCGCAGCCATTCGCGGCTGGACGCGGCGCTTTTGGCAGGGCTCCCACGATCATCGCGGTACGCCCGAGGCGCCGGGTCGGGTCGCAACCCTGGTCCCGGAAGAAGGCGCCCTCTGCGACGGCATGGCCTATCTGATTACCCCCGCCGTGTTCGATCAGCTCGATATCCGCGAGAAGAACGGCTATCTGCGCTTCGTGACCGAACTGTATTTCGATGATGGCGCGCGAGCCGAAGGGCTGGTCTACATTGCCACCGAAGAGAACGAGGCCTGGCTGGGGCCGGCGTCGGATCATGAGATCGCCCGGCGGATTGCCGACTCCGCCGGGCCAAGCGGCCCCAATCGCGACTATCTGCTGCACCTGGCCGAGACACTGCGCGCGCTGGGCCACGTGGATGAACACGTTTTTGCGCTGGAGCGGGCGCTTTTGGACATCGAACGCAGCAGCTGA
- a CDS encoding ankyrin repeat domain-containing protein, with the protein MSDEQQPPRNEPDEETIRLATEVFNSARNGETEKFRHWLPQGLPPNMRNHKGDSLLMLASYHGHLETTRVLLEHGADPELCNDNGQSPLAGAAFKGNLAMVQLLLENGAAVDGTTPDGKTALMFAAMFNHTTIVDYLIANGANPAARAMGGMSAHDLAVSMGASDTAAQLTGDSE; encoded by the coding sequence ATGTCGGATGAGCAACAGCCGCCCCGGAATGAGCCGGACGAGGAGACGATCCGACTGGCTACCGAGGTGTTCAATAGCGCCCGCAACGGTGAGACCGAGAAATTCCGCCACTGGCTGCCACAGGGGTTGCCGCCCAATATGCGTAATCACAAGGGCGACAGTTTGCTGATGCTGGCCAGCTATCATGGCCATCTCGAGACCACACGGGTACTGCTTGAACATGGCGCCGATCCCGAACTGTGCAACGACAACGGTCAGAGTCCGCTGGCGGGTGCCGCGTTCAAGGGGAATCTGGCGATGGTGCAACTACTGCTGGAAAACGGTGCCGCCGTCGATGGCACCACGCCGGATGGCAAGACGGCGCTGATGTTCGCCGCCATGTTCAATCACACCACCATTGTCGATTATCTGATTGCCAACGGTGCCAATCCGGCGGCACGTGCCATGGGGGGCATGAGTGCCCACGACCTGGCGGTCTCGATGGGCGCCAGCGATACGGCAGCGCAATTGACCGGCGATAGCGAGTGA
- a CDS encoding sugar porter family MFS transporter: protein MAKASTDSQRSMVVFLTCCVAAIGGFLFGFDSGVINGTVDGLKQAFGSNSAATGFNVASMLLGCAVGAFFAGRLADRFGRRSLLLVSAVFFLISAWGSGVASGSVEFVIYRVLGGLAVGAASVMSPAYISEIAPAAVRGRLATVQQIAIILGLFFSFLNNYVLAHLAGASTEPLWFGFEAWRCMFWMELLPAGIFLVALLFIPESPRYLVSAGKTEQADRVLNMVHEESAARERLGEIRNSLEQSHKPRLRDLINSKTGKLYKVVWIGIGLAVFQQLVGINVVFYYGAVLWQAVGFSENDALLINVISGAVSILACLLAIGVIDRIGRKPLLWAGSIGMAVTLSIMVYAFSTGELVNGSLQLPGNNGVVALLAANAYVFFFNASWGPVMWVMLGEMFPNRVRGSGLAVAGLCQWLANFGITITFPIMLAAIGLAGAYGFYALCAIISIFFVSRFILETKGRELEDMAYE, encoded by the coding sequence ATGGCAAAAGCTTCCACTGATTCACAACGCTCCATGGTGGTATTTCTCACCTGTTGCGTGGCCGCCATCGGCGGTTTCCTGTTCGGCTTTGATAGCGGGGTCATCAACGGCACGGTGGATGGCCTCAAGCAGGCGTTCGGTTCCAATAGCGCTGCAACCGGTTTCAACGTGGCCTCGATGCTGCTGGGCTGCGCTGTCGGTGCCTTCTTTGCCGGTCGTCTGGCAGATCGTTTCGGGCGACGCTCGCTGCTGCTGGTATCGGCGGTATTCTTCCTGATCAGCGCGTGGGGATCCGGGGTGGCCTCGGGGTCGGTCGAGTTCGTCATCTATCGTGTACTGGGCGGTCTGGCCGTGGGCGCTGCCAGTGTCATGTCGCCGGCCTATATCAGTGAGATCGCCCCGGCTGCGGTACGCGGTCGCCTGGCCACGGTGCAGCAGATTGCGATCATTCTGGGGCTGTTCTTCTCCTTTCTGAACAACTATGTACTGGCGCACCTGGCCGGCGCTTCGACCGAGCCGCTGTGGTTCGGTTTCGAGGCCTGGCGCTGCATGTTCTGGATGGAACTGCTGCCGGCCGGTATCTTCCTGGTGGCGCTGCTGTTCATTCCCGAAAGTCCGCGTTATCTGGTCAGCGCCGGCAAGACCGAGCAGGCCGATCGGGTGCTCAACATGGTGCATGAAGAGAGCGCAGCCCGGGAGCGGCTCGGCGAGATCCGCAATTCTCTGGAGCAGAGTCACAAACCGCGTCTGCGCGATCTGATCAACTCGAAAACCGGCAAGCTTTACAAGGTGGTCTGGATCGGTATCGGGCTGGCGGTCTTCCAGCAGCTGGTCGGCATCAATGTGGTCTTCTACTACGGCGCCGTACTATGGCAGGCGGTGGGCTTCTCCGAAAATGATGCCCTGCTGATCAACGTTATCAGTGGTGCCGTCAGTATCCTGGCCTGTCTGCTGGCGATCGGGGTGATCGATCGCATCGGTCGCAAGCCACTGCTCTGGGCTGGTTCGATCGGTATGGCAGTGACACTGTCCATCATGGTCTACGCCTTCTCTACCGGTGAGCTGGTCAATGGCAGTCTGCAACTGCCGGGCAACAATGGTGTGGTCGCCCTGTTGGCTGCCAACGCCTATGTCTTCTTCTTCAACGCTTCCTGGGGGCCGGTGATGTGGGTCATGCTGGGCGAAATGTTCCCCAACCGGGTTCGTGGTTCGGGGCTGGCGGTAGCCGGGTTGTGCCAGTGGCTGGCCAACTTCGGTATCACCATCACCTTCCCGATCATGCTTGCAGCGATCGGTCTGGCCGGCGCCTATGGCTTCTACGCGCTGTGTGCCATCATTTCGATCTTCTTCGTCTCTCGCTTCATTCTCGAGACGAAAGGGCGCGAGCTGGAGGACATGGCCTACGAATAA
- a CDS encoding ROK family transcriptional regulator: protein MTGPLRSHHGGDLGFLKRHNRSVILETVRRAPGVTRADVAVRTGLTKATVGAIVQELLNREWLREGALQQSGGGRPGRSLHPDASRHVLLGVDIGVKSLRLIACSLTGEPLIQHHIEQVPTTPEETATTLTEHIRTMLADDAVRDRHCLGMGVTLPGPVSPDRPLLRLAPNLGWRDVPFLELLKPLLPQVTGHWLLDNEANAAAFGEYYFHPGLLPDSLVYLSASTGIGSGLVTGDGHVPIVSRGRGGLVGEIGHTILQPGGLYCHCGNRGCAETLVSGWAIRAALNIPADRSVAETLRPRLNEPEVALTLRRAGEALGMLLLNLHHTLNPPEIVIGGSLAGLGDALLAPALAYFEQHRNGLLDTTGQVTVRVLEDSTFTAARGAAAEVMARAVQAP, encoded by the coding sequence ATGACCGGTCCACTCCGCTCTCACCACGGTGGTGATCTCGGTTTTCTCAAACGCCACAACCGTAGTGTCATCCTCGAAACGGTACGACGCGCCCCGGGGGTGACCCGAGCCGATGTCGCGGTGCGTACCGGGCTGACCAAGGCCACGGTCGGCGCCATCGTGCAGGAACTGTTGAACCGGGAGTGGTTGCGGGAAGGCGCGCTTCAGCAAAGTGGCGGCGGCCGGCCGGGACGCAGTCTGCATCCCGATGCCAGTCGCCATGTGCTGTTGGGGGTCGACATCGGCGTCAAGAGTCTGCGTCTGATCGCCTGCAGTCTGACGGGAGAGCCGCTGATTCAGCATCACATCGAGCAGGTGCCCACGACGCCCGAAGAGACAGCGACCACACTGACCGAGCACATTCGGACCATGCTTGCCGACGATGCAGTGCGCGATCGCCACTGCCTGGGGATGGGCGTGACCCTGCCCGGGCCGGTGTCACCCGATCGCCCTCTGCTGCGACTGGCGCCCAATCTGGGCTGGCGCGATGTGCCCTTTCTGGAGCTGCTGAAGCCGCTGCTGCCGCAGGTCACCGGTCACTGGCTGCTGGATAACGAAGCCAATGCGGCTGCTTTCGGTGAGTACTACTTCCATCCCGGCCTGTTACCCGACTCACTGGTCTATCTCAGCGCCAGTACCGGGATCGGTAGTGGTCTGGTGACCGGCGATGGTCATGTCCCGATTGTCTCCCGGGGGCGTGGCGGACTCGTCGGTGAAATCGGACATACCATCCTGCAGCCCGGTGGACTCTACTGTCATTGCGGCAACCGCGGCTGCGCCGAGACGCTGGTCAGTGGCTGGGCGATCCGGGCAGCACTCAATATTCCGGCCGATCGCAGTGTCGCCGAAACGCTGCGGCCGCGACTGAACGAGCCGGAAGTCGCCCTGACCCTGCGCCGAGCGGGCGAGGCCCTGGGCATGCTGTTGCTCAATCTGCACCATACGCTCAACCCCCCCGAGATCGTCATTGGCGGCTCTCTCGCCGGCCTCGGTGATGCCCTGCTGGCCCCCGCGCTGGCGTATTTCGAACAGCATCGCAATGGGCTGCTGGACACCACCGGCCAGGTCACTGTCCGGGTACTGGAAGACAGTACCTTCACCGCGGCGCGAGGCGCTGCCGCCGAAGTCATGGCCCGGGCCGTACAAGCTCCCTGA